The nucleotide window TCGTCGAGGCCGAGGTGCCCGACGGGTCGCTGACTTCCTGAAGGATGTCGAGCGTGACGAGCCCGCTGGCGTTGACGCGCGGGGTGACCTCGAAGATCACGCCGGTGTCGACGTATTGAACCGAGTTCACAACCACCGCGTCGGCGTTGTTGGTCGAGGTCGCGCTCTGGGTCAGCACCGGCACCTGGTCACCGATCTGCAGCCGTGCCGACTGGTTGTCGAGCACCATCAGCTGCGGCGACGAGACCACCTGCACCTCGGTGATCTCCGACAGGGCGCTCAGCACCGCCTGCGCGTCGGGGTTGCGGTAGCTGAGGTTCGAACCGGGATAGGCCGCGCCGATGGCGCCGGTCGCGGTGTTGGCCCAGTTGATGTTGTAGTTGCCCTGCGACAGCGCCCACTGGACCCCGTATTTCAGGTCGTCGTTCAGCGTGACCTCGGCGATGGTCGCCTCGATCAGAACCTGCAGCGGCATCACGTCGATCCGGTCGAGCACGTCGCGCACCAGCCGGATCTGCTCGGAGGTGGCCATGATGACCAGCGCGTTGTGGCGGTCGTCGGCCACGACGCGGATGCCCGAGGTCGAGGTGCCGCCCGACCCGCGCGCCTCTGCCGCGGCGAGCGCGGGGGCCGCTTCGGCGACGATTTCGGCGGTGGCCGCCTCGTTGCCCTCGACACTTGCCGAGGTCTGCAGCAACGCAGGCTCCAGTCCCGGGGCCACGCGGCCTGCGTCGGCGCCGGCACTGCTGACGGTGGTCGCGCCGAAGGCCTGCGACAGCACCGAGGCCAGCTCGACCGCGCGGCTGTTCTTGGCGTAATAGACGAAGGTCTGCATCCCGGCGCGGGTGTCGGCCTTGTCGAGCCGGTCGACCCAGCGCCCGACACGGGCCAGCGTCGACCGCTGCCGCGAGACCACCAGCACCGCGTTCAGCCGGTTGACGGGCAGGAAGCGCACGGCCTCTCCTTCGCTTTCGAACATGGTCTGAAGCTCGCCCACGATGCTCTCGGCACTGGCGCGCTGCACCGGGAAGAGGGCAAAGGACTTGTCCGCGAGCACGTCCACATCGAGCACCGAGGCAAGCTCCATGATCGCCCGCGCCTCGGTTTCGGGACCGGTGAAGATCATGATGTTGCGGGTGGTGTCGACGGCAAGCTGGCTGCCTTCGCCGACCTGGCCGGTGACCACCTCCGAGACCGAGGCAGCCGAGGCATGCGACAGCGGGATGACATAAACCCCCGCGCCGCGTCCGATCGGGTGGCTGCCCGGCGTGACCACGGTCTTGGGCAGATTCCTGACCGCATCGCGCGGCACGATGTGGTAGACGCCCTGGTCCTCGATCATGGCGGCGCCGTGCAGCGCGAGAATGTTCTCGAGCATCGGGATCACGGTCGCACGCGGGATCGCATCGGTGGTGCGGGCGGTCACGGTGCCGCTGACGCGCTCGTCGAAGACATAGGGCACCTCGAGCGTCTCTCCGAGCACTGCGTCGACGACCTCGCGGATGCTGGCTTCGACGAAGTTCAGCGTCATGTTGCGGCCGGCGGCGTCGGTGTCGACCCGCAGCATCGGCCCGCCGCCCCAGGTCCGGCTGCCGCCGCCGTAGTCGTAGACATCGCGGGTGAGCGCGTCGCGGCCCTGCGCGCCCATGCGGGCGAACCCGACCGAGCGCAGCCCGGCCTGCGGGTTGTCCGGCTCCGACACGGAGACAGGTCGCGGCACACCCAGGGTCCGGAAGCCGTATTTCTCCTGGACCTCGGAGCAGCCGATGAGGGCCACCCCCGCGAGACTCCAGATCATCGCGGTACGCAGCGACCTGCGCGCAAATACCGCCCACGCTTGGCTGATGTGCATGTGTTCTACTCGACTGCCTCTCGGTGCCGCGCGCTCTCCGGCACGTCGGACCTATTCAAGAACGGTAACATGACCGTGGGGCACCTGTCCATTCTCGCGGAAGTCAACGCCACGGCCGGCGAATTTTCGAATTACATCTTATGATGGATTTCAGATGCACCTTGTTCACGGCTTGTATGAGAGCGTGAGCGTCGTCCTCCGGCCGTCGCGCGCGAAGTCGACCGCGTTCGGATGGATTTCCATCAGCGTCCAGCCGTCCAACTCCTCGCCGGGAGCGATGTAGACCGGGCCGCCGGGACCTGCCTGCAGGATCGCCTTGCGCGCCTCGCCCACGCCCACGATGCCACGCAGGGTGGCGCGCAGCGGACGCGTCGGGGCCGGTGCGCTGCGGGGCGAGTCCTCCGGCGCGGCGACCTCTTCGACGGTGGCGCCGGGCGGGCGGCGCAGCGGCGAGAACAGCGGCTTGTCGCGCACCGCGGTGAACCGGGCGAGCGGCGGCAGGGGCTGCGCGGGCAGGGCGGCAAGCCGGTCGGCATCCTCGGCGGCCTGCCTGCGGACCACGGCCTGCCATTCCTGCGGCACGCGGGTCATCTCGCGGTGAAGGGTCCAGCCGGCGGCGCCGGTCGCAAGCAACGCCAGCACCAAGGGCACGAGACTGCGCAGCGCGATCATCATGGCGACACCTCCGGCGACAGGTAGCCGTGGACCTCGAGCTCGACCGCGAGCGCCAGCTCGGCGCCGTCGCGCGCCGCCGCCCGTCCGCCGGCGGCGGTCGAGATGTCGAGCCGGTCCACGAAGAGATAGGGCTTGCCGGTCTCGAGCGCGTGGAGCACCTCGACGAAATCGTCATGCGCGGTGTTCAGCACCACCTTCACGCCGATGCGGGTGAGCCCGTCCTCCTCGACGGTTTCGAGGCTCTGCACGCTGCGCAGGCCGCCACCATGGCCGGCGACGGTCTCCTTCACGTGCTGCTGCACGGCGGCAGCGGCGAGGGGGCCGGTTTCGCCGCGGATGTAGAGGTCGCTGTCCGCGATCCGGTCGGCAAGCGCCGCGATCCGTTCCTCGTAGACCAGCCGGTCGGGGCTGCGCAAACTCAGGCGCTGAACCATGTCGCGCGAGTGGGCAAGTTGATCGCGGGTGTCGCGGACCTTGGCCATCACCGGCAGGACGATCACGAGGGCCAGCACGGCGATCGCCCCGGCAAGCAGGGCAAGTGCGAGAAGACGGCTCAGGAGCGGCGAGGCGTGTTTCATTGCGACACCGGCGCGGCGACCACTGTCGCCTCCAGGCTGAAACGTTCCTTGCCCTGCTGTCGGTCCATGGTCAGCGGCGAGGTGAACCTCGCCCCGTCCAGAAGGTCCGAGCCTTCGACGCGCCGCAGCATGGCCGAGGGGTCGGCGGAGTAGCCAGAGAGCTCGAGCCGGTCGTCGCGGATCGACCAGCCGGTCAGCCAGTCGGTTTCGGGCAGCACCCGGGACAGCTCGTCGAGCACGGCAATGGTCATCGGCTCGCGCTGCTTCCTCGTGGCCACTTCGGTGGCGAGGGCGGCGAGCCGCTCGGCGCGGTCGCGCAGGGCATTGGCCGCGCCGGCCTCGGTGCGCAGCGCGGTGGCGCGCGCGTCCAGCCGGGCGATCTCGTCGGTCTGCCGGTCGATCCACATGACCAGCGTGACGGCGGCGAGCGCGAGGGCCGTCATCGTCAGCGCGGCGGTGGCGCGCGGCACGATCCGGCTCGGGTGCGGTCGCTCGGCCTCGGCGAGCAGGTTGAACCCGTCGGGCGCGCTGTCCGAGTCGGCGGGGCCGGTGACACGGTCGGGCCGAAGCTCCAGCGACCGGGCGCGCTGCATGGCCTCGGTCACGTCCTCTCGGCGGGCAACCAGCAGCCGCACCCGCAGCCTTTCGAGATCGGCATCGCTGTCGGTGACGGCGTAGTCAAAGGCGGCCTCTCCGGCGGGAAACGGCGTGAAGGCGTCGAGTTCGAAGGCCAGCGCCTCGTGCAGGTTGTCGGCGGCCTCGACCGGCAGATCGACCTCGGTCTCCAGCGCGCGGGCACGGGGCAGGCGCAGGGTCACCCGCCGCATGGTGCGCCGGCCGAGCAGGTTCCGAAGCCCCGCGGTGGCGGCGCGCGGATCTTCGGGGTCGTATTCCACATGGCCGAGCGGACGCAGGCCGTCGGCCCCGCGCAGGCCGACCGCCACGTCGTTGCCGGAGAGCGCCAGTTCGAGCGTGTCCGTGGTTCCGAACAGCACGGTCGCGACGCGCGTCGGGAGGCAGCCGCGCAACTCGCGGCCCCACCACGACAGGAAGCCCTGGCCGATGGTCTGAAGGGTCGACATCTCGTTCACACTCCTTTCCCCGGCCTCACATGCCCGGCGCCACGGCGAAGGGCGGCCACAGCCGCTGCGGGTCGGTAAAGGCGACCTCGAGGGTCACCAGCGACAGCGCCCCTTCGCGGCTCTCCCAGCGGTCGGACCAGCCGCGCTGCGAGGCATCGGGCCGCGCACCGTAATAGCCGATGTCGAGCCCGCTCACGCCCTCGAGCAGCACGCGCTCGCCCTGTGCGGCCTCGCCGCCGGTGGCCGTGGCGCTGCCGCTCACCTGCTGCCAGCCAAGCCGGACCTCGGCACCCTCGGCGTCGTGCCACAGTCGGAACAGGTAAAGACCCGAGACCGCCGGGCCTGCCTGCCACTCGGAGACGAAGCGCATCGCGTGGGCCTCGCCCTGCAGCGGCAGCGCGGCGGTGTCCGCGTCCCGGTAGAGCCCGGCCGGTGCCGAGAGGTCGCCCAGCCTGCGCCGCAGGAAGGACTGCGTGAGCGCCACCCGGTCGCGATGGTCCGAAACCTCGGCCACGCGCTCCCAGCTGCGCGCGCCGAACTGGAAGCCGCCGAGCATCAGCGTGCCGAGCAGCGCCAGCAGCGTCAGTGCCACCAGCAACTCGACCAGCGTGAAACCGGCATCGTGGCGGTCAGCGTCCATGCCAGCCTCCGAGCTTCAGCGTGCGCAGCGTCAGCGCCGGGCCGTTGCCGCCCGCGACCGTGAGCACCACGTCATAGGCGGCAAAGGGCGTGTCGCCGGTCTCCGAGAGCGGGCGCACCGTTGCCGACCACGGCTCGCCGGTGGCGAGCGTCCCGGTCCAGAGCGGCTCGCGCAGGGACAGGTCGGCGCCGATGCGGTCGAGGATCGAGCGCGCCTCAAGCACCCGCGCGGTGGCCCGGTCCGCGGCGCGTTCCTGCATCATGCCACTCGAAAGCGCGCCGGAAACGCTTGTCAGCGTCACCGCGAGGATGGCGAAGGCGACCAGCACCTCGATCAGGGTGAACCCGCTGTCAGCTCTCCGTGTCATGGACCCTCACCGTGCCGTCGAACCAGTCGATCCCGACCGTGTAATCCGCGGACCCGCGCCGGAGCCGGACCTCGCCGCCGGTCGAGGTGCCGTCGGGGTAGAACCGCACGCGACCCCGTGCTTCGTCGAGCCGCTCGCGCGTGGCAGTGAGCAGGGTGAGTGCCGTGCCCTCGGGCAGGAAGCTGGCCGGACCGGCGCTGCCGGTGCGGAAGAGCCGCCGCTCGACATCGATCAGCACCACCGTCTCGCGGTTGTCGCGCAGGGCGGCGCTGCGGGCCGCACGCAGCGCGGTCCCGAGATCCTGCGCTGCCGCGCGCAGTTCGAGCCGTGGCGCGACGCGGTCGAGCATCGGCGTGGCCAGTGCCGCCACCGCCGCCATCACCGTCATCACGACCAGCAGCTCGACCAGCGTGAAGCCACCGGCCGTGCCGGTCCCGACGCATCTGCCGTTACCAGCTCGTGACATCCGCGTTCTCTCCATCGCCGCCCTCGGCACCGTCCGCGCCGAGGCTCCAGAGGTCGAAGGGGCCGTGGTCCCCCGGCGCGCGATACTCGTAGGCGCGCCCCCAGGGGTCGGTCAGCGCGTCGGCCTTGCGCAGGTAGGGGCCGTTCCAGCCCGCCGCCCCGCCGCGTGGCGCCTCCATCAGGGCTGCGAGCCCCTCGTCGGTCGAGGGGTAGTGCCCGACGTCCAGCGCGTAGAGATCGAGGATCGAGGTCAGCCGGTTCACCTGCACCCCGGCCGCGTCGGCCCGTGCGCCGCCGAGGTACTTGATCGCCTGCGGCACTGCGAAGGCCGCGATCAGCGACAGGATGAGCAGCACCACCAGCAGCTCGACCAGCGTCATGCCGCGCTCGCCCTTGCGGGGCGTGGTGCTGCGGGGCGTAAGAGCCGTGTCTGTCATCGTCTTGTCCTCCGGTGGTCACATCGCGAGATCGTAGGAGCCGAGGATGGCCCCCAGCATCGAGCCCACGATGAAGGCAATCACCGCGCCGAGCAGGATGGTCACCCCCGGCGCGAGCAGGGCCAGCGCGCGTTGCAGCGCGCGCTCGACCTCGGTGTCGTAGATGTCGGCGACCTGCAGCAGCATCGGGTGCAGCTCGCCGCTTTCCTCGCCAACCTCGATCAGCTGCAGCGCCAGCGGCGGGAACAACCCGCTGCGGCGCATCGGCCTGGCCAGCCCCTCGCCGCGCGCAAGCGGCCCCGCGAGCCGGCGCGCGGCCTCGGCCACGGCGCGGTTCGACAGGGTGCCGGCGGCAACGCCGATGGCCTCGATCAGCACGACGCCATTGGCCCGCAGCGTGCCGAGACTGCGGCAGAAGCGGGCGGTCTCGATCCGCCGCAGCAGCCCGCCGATCACCGGCGCCCGCAGCATCCAGCCATCGAGCCGGCGCCGGTTGCGCTCGCCGAGGCCGATGCCCCGGAGCGCCAGCAGCAGGACCAGCAGGCCCGCCGCCAGCAGCCAGCCCCAGCGGCTCACGGTCTCGGAGGCGGCAAAGACGATACGGGTCGAGAGCGGTGGTTCGATGCCGCTTTCCTCGAACATCGGCTGGAACTCGGGCACCACGTAGACCAGCAGCACCACGAGCGAGAGGCCGGTCAGCGCGAGCACCAGCATCGGGTAGGTGAGCGCCGAGCGGACGCTGGCCTTCAGCGCCTCGCGCCGCTCGAGCATGGTGCCGAGCCGGGTGAGCACGTCGACCATGACGCCACCGGACTCGCCGGCGCGGATCATGCCGATGTAGAAGGCGGGAAAGATCGTGGGCCGTGCCTCCATCGCCTGCGCGAGCGGGCTGCCGCCCCGGATCGCCTCGAGCAGCCCGCCGGCAACGCCGCGCAAGGGCCCGTCGTCGAGGATGCGGTCGAGCATCGACAGCGCCCGGTCCACCGGCAGCCCGGCACCGAGCAGGATGGCGAACTCGCGGGTGAACAGCATCAGGTCCTTGTCCGAGACGCGGCGCCGGCGGAACAACCCGCCGAAGAGCGTGCGGCGCGCGGCAGCCTCACGCCCCGGTTGGACCTGCAGCGGCACCATGCCCTGGCCACGCAGCACCCCGATGGCGCCGGCGCGGCTGTCGCTGTCGACCTGGCCCACGACCACCTCGCCGCCCCGCACCAGTGCCTTGTACTGGAACCGCGCCATGGCCTAGCCCTCCCGCGTCGTGCGCATGACTTCCTCGAGGGTCGTCACGCCCTGCACGACCTTGGCGAGACCGTCCTCGAACATGGTGCGCATGCCCTCGGCAACGGCGGCCTGGTGCAGCTCCTGCGCCTCGGCGTGGCGCAGGATCAGGCTGCGGATCGGGTCGGTCATCGGCAGCACCTCGACCAGCATGGTGCGACCGAGGTAGCCCTTGCCGCGACAGGCCTCGCAGCCGCAGGCGCGATAGAGGGTGATGCCGTCGCGACCGGCGTCGGGTGTGTACCGGTCGAGCCCGAACTGCTCGACGATCTCCGGCAGCGCGGTGTAGGGCGCGCGGCAGTGCGGACAGAGCCGGCGCACCAGCCGCTGCGCGGCCAGCCCCTCGAGCGTCGAGGTCAGCAGGTAGTCCTCGACGCCCATTTCGAGAAAGCGGGTGATGGCGCTCGCGGCGTCGTTGGTGTGCAGCGTCGACAGCACGAGGTGGCCGGTCAGCGCCGCCTGCGCCGCGATGCGGGCGGTCTCGGCGTCGCGGATCTCGCCCACCATGATGATGTCCGGATCCTGCCGCAGGATCGAGCGCAGCACCGCGGCGAAGGTCAGCCCGACCGAGGGTTTCACCTGCACCTGGTTCACGCCCTCGAGCTGGTATTCCACCGGGTCCTCGACGGTGACGAGCTTGCGCCCTTCGCTGTTGATCGCACTGAGCGCGGCGTAGAGCGTGGTGGTCTTGCCGCTGCCGGTGGGGCCGGTGACCACGAAGATGCCGTGCGGCGCCGTCAGGATGGTGTCGAGCATGCCGCGCGCCGGCGCCTGAACCCCGAGCGCGTCGAAGTCGAGCGCCACCGCGTCGCGGTCGAGCAGGCGCAGCACCATCGACTCGCCGTGCATGACGGGCAGGGTCGAGACCCGGATGTCGATGGACTTGCCGCGCACCACGGTCTTGATGCGACCGTCCTGCGGCAACCGGTGCTCGGCGATGTCGAGCCGGGCCATGATCTTGAGCCGCGACACCACGGCGGCGCGCTGGCGGTCGGGCAGGCGGGCCTCTTCCTGCAGAACCCCGTCGATACGGTAGCGCACGCGCAGTGTGTGCTCGTGCGGCTCGATGTGGATGTCCGAGGCGCGCGCCTCGACCGCGCGCGCGATCAGCCCGTTCACCAACTGGACCACCGGCGCCTCGCTGGCGAGATCCTTGAGCCGCTCGACGTCGACCTCGGCGGTCTCGGCATCGGGGGCGGTGCCGTTGGCCACATCCTGCGGCGCGGCATAGAGCCGGTCGATGGCGTTCTCGATCAGCGCGGGCTCGGCGACCGCCACGGTCACCGGGCGCCCGGCGGCCAGTTCGAAGGCCTCGATCGCGAACCGGTCGAGCGGGTCGGCCATGGCCACGAGGTAGCCTGCGTCGGTCTCGGCCATCGGCAGCATCCGTCGCGCGCGCAGGAAACGCGCGCTCATGTGCTCGAGCCCCAGCGGATCCGTGGGAAGGTCGGCGACGGAGACCTGTCGCAGCCCGAGCAGGCCGGCAAGTTCCGCCGCGAGGTCGCGCTCCTGCACGAGCCCGAGCCGGGTGAGCACGTCGGGCAGGTTGCGCCCGCCGCTGCGCTCGAGCAGCCGCATCGCGCGGTCGAGACCCGCGCGGTCGAGCTTGCCCGATGCGACGAGCGCCTCGCCGAGCGCCCGCTGCACGTCGTCGATATTGCGGTCCATCGCGGACATGGCCTGCCGATCCCCTTTTGCCAGAGGCGTCTTTCGTCGTGGCTTCTCCGGTTCGTGCCCACCGTCCCGGGCTGCACGTCGCGAAGGCATCGGGCATGCAGCCCGGTGCCAGCCTTGGATAACAATATCTGAATATGGAGGCGTCCGTCTTGATCGTCGTCAATGCCGCAAGCGCGGCAAAGCGATTGGATTCAGGGTATGGGGCAGAGCACGGCGTGCGTCGAACGCGTCCTCCCTGTTCCGAGTGTCACGACGTGTGAAAGAGAGACAAGAGGGGGATCATTCGCGATGAGACAACGATCGCTATTGCTCTGCGGCACGGCAGCCTTGCTGCTCGCCTCGAGCATCCCGGGTCTCGCCGATGACGGCGAGAACACCATCAAGCGGCTGACGGGAACGCGGGTCGACAACCAGTTGACCGTGCAACCCGACGAGGTCTTCGGTTCGGAGATCCCCGAGGCCGAACATGCCTTCACCGACATGCTGCAGTTCTACGTTCCGACGCAGCGCGCAAGCGGGCTCGTGGAGCCGATCGAATACTTCGACGTGGACGGCAACCTCGTGGAAACGCTCGAGACGGCCAAGCCGCTCGTGAACGTGTTCCTCTATGGCCCCGCCGTCGAGGTCGAGGGCACCGCCTTCCTGCACAGCTTCATGGACAGCTTCGCGGCGGTCAGTCTCGATGACGGCGAGACATGGAAGACCACCAACCTGTCGCAGTCGGCGGATCAGACCTCGTTCACGCTGGGAACCTCCAAGCATGGCGGCAACCACGCGGTGAGCGATTCCGTGTTTCTCGAAAGCGCGGAGTGGATCGAGCGCAACAAGAACGTCGGCCGTCTGAACATCGTGGGCGAGGTCGACAACGACGACGGCGTGAAGCGCGTCCAGATCATCAACGCCGATACCGGCGATGACGTCTTCGCCTTCAACGTCCGCAACAACACGACCGAGTTCGATCTGGAACGCGTGGTCCGCGCCGAGAACGCGCCCTGCCGCATCGCGGCGGTGGTGGACGGCGAAGTGAGCGCGCCGGTCCCGGTAAGCTATTCCGAGGAGACGGAGGCACAATGCAGCGGCCTCGACCTGACGGAATACCCCGGTGGCGCCTACAGCATCGCGCAGGCCAGTTCCGGCAACAAGGCCATGGTCGCCTGGACCAGCCGCTACTGCCAGCAGGGGCAGCCGGGCTACTCGATCGCGTGGGACGGCACCGACGAGGGACTCTCGGACGAGCAAC belongs to Salipiger profundus and includes:
- the gspD gene encoding type II secretion system secretin GspD, which translates into the protein MIWSLAGVALIGCSEVQEKYGFRTLGVPRPVSVSEPDNPQAGLRSVGFARMGAQGRDALTRDVYDYGGGSRTWGGGPMLRVDTDAAGRNMTLNFVEASIREVVDAVLGETLEVPYVFDERVSGTVTARTTDAIPRATVIPMLENILALHGAAMIEDQGVYHIVPRDAVRNLPKTVVTPGSHPIGRGAGVYVIPLSHASAASVSEVVTGQVGEGSQLAVDTTRNIMIFTGPETEARAIMELASVLDVDVLADKSFALFPVQRASAESIVGELQTMFESEGEAVRFLPVNRLNAVLVVSRQRSTLARVGRWVDRLDKADTRAGMQTFVYYAKNSRAVELASVLSQAFGATTVSSAGADAGRVAPGLEPALLQTSASVEGNEAATAEIVAEAAPALAAAEARGSGGTSTSGIRVVADDRHNALVIMATSEQIRLVRDVLDRIDVMPLQVLIEATIAEVTLNDDLKYGVQWALSQGNYNINWANTATGAIGAAYPGSNLSYRNPDAQAVLSALSEITEVQVVSSPQLMVLDNQSARLQIGDQVPVLTQSATSTNNADAVVVNSVQYVDTGVIFEVTPRVNASGLVTLDILQEVSDPSGTSASTIQSPTIQQRRIQSTVAVQSGATVGLGGLIRDRSSRGESGVPVLKDVPGLGNLFKTNSRSGDRTELLVLITPRVIRNPAQAWEVAQELRQRVRLLR
- the gspM gene encoding type II secretion system protein GspM, giving the protein MKHASPLLSRLLALALLAGAIAVLALVIVLPVMAKVRDTRDQLAHSRDMVQRLSLRSPDRLVYEERIAALADRIADSDLYIRGETGPLAAAAVQQHVKETVAGHGGGLRSVQSLETVEEDGLTRIGVKVVLNTAHDDFVEVLHALETGKPYLFVDRLDISTAAGGRAAARDGAELALAVELEVHGYLSPEVSP
- a CDS encoding PilN domain-containing protein, which gives rise to MSTLQTIGQGFLSWWGRELRGCLPTRVATVLFGTTDTLELALSGNDVAVGLRGADGLRPLGHVEYDPEDPRAATAGLRNLLGRRTMRRVTLRLPRARALETEVDLPVEAADNLHEALAFELDAFTPFPAGEAAFDYAVTDSDADLERLRVRLLVARREDVTEAMQRARSLELRPDRVTGPADSDSAPDGFNLLAEAERPHPSRIVPRATAALTMTALALAAVTLVMWIDRQTDEIARLDARATALRTEAGAANALRDRAERLAALATEVATRKQREPMTIAVLDELSRVLPETDWLTGWSIRDDRLELSGYSADPSAMLRRVEGSDLLDGARFTSPLTMDRQQGKERFSLEATVVAAPVSQ
- a CDS encoding prepilin-type N-terminal cleavage/methylation domain-containing protein — encoded protein: MDADRHDAGFTLVELLVALTLLALLGTLMLGGFQFGARSWERVAEVSDHRDRVALTQSFLRRRLGDLSAPAGLYRDADTAALPLQGEAHAMRFVSEWQAGPAVSGLYLFRLWHDAEGAEVRLGWQQVSGSATATGGEAAQGERVLLEGVSGLDIGYYGARPDASQRGWSDRWESREGALSLVTLEVAFTDPQRLWPPFAVAPGM
- a CDS encoding PulJ/GspJ family protein, whose protein sequence is MTRRADSGFTLIEVLVAFAILAVTLTSVSGALSSGMMQERAADRATARVLEARSILDRIGADLSLREPLWTGTLATGEPWSATVRPLSETGDTPFAAYDVVLTVAGGNGPALTLRTLKLGGWHGR
- a CDS encoding GspH/FimT family pseudopilin, which encodes MSRAGNGRCVGTGTAGGFTLVELLVVMTVMAAVAALATPMLDRVAPRLELRAAAQDLGTALRAARSAALRDNRETVVLIDVERRLFRTGSAGPASFLPEGTALTLLTATRERLDEARGRVRFYPDGTSTGGEVRLRRGSADYTVGIDWFDGTVRVHDTES
- the gspG gene encoding type II secretion system major pseudopilin GspG is translated as MTDTALTPRSTTPRKGERGMTLVELLVVLLILSLIAAFAVPQAIKYLGGARADAAGVQVNRLTSILDLYALDVGHYPSTDEGLAALMEAPRGGAAGWNGPYLRKADALTDPWGRAYEYRAPGDHGPFDLWSLGADGAEGGDGENADVTSW
- a CDS encoding type II secretion system F family protein, giving the protein MARFQYKALVRGGEVVVGQVDSDSRAGAIGVLRGQGMVPLQVQPGREAAARRTLFGGLFRRRRVSDKDLMLFTREFAILLGAGLPVDRALSMLDRILDDGPLRGVAGGLLEAIRGGSPLAQAMEARPTIFPAFYIGMIRAGESGGVMVDVLTRLGTMLERREALKASVRSALTYPMLVLALTGLSLVVLLVYVVPEFQPMFEESGIEPPLSTRIVFAASETVSRWGWLLAAGLLVLLLALRGIGLGERNRRRLDGWMLRAPVIGGLLRRIETARFCRSLGTLRANGVVLIEAIGVAAGTLSNRAVAEAARRLAGPLARGEGLARPMRRSGLFPPLALQLIEVGEESGELHPMLLQVADIYDTEVERALQRALALLAPGVTILLGAVIAFIVGSMLGAILGSYDLAM
- a CDS encoding GspE/PulE family protein — translated: MSAMDRNIDDVQRALGEALVASGKLDRAGLDRAMRLLERSGGRNLPDVLTRLGLVQERDLAAELAGLLGLRQVSVADLPTDPLGLEHMSARFLRARRMLPMAETDAGYLVAMADPLDRFAIEAFELAAGRPVTVAVAEPALIENAIDRLYAAPQDVANGTAPDAETAEVDVERLKDLASEAPVVQLVNGLIARAVEARASDIHIEPHEHTLRVRYRIDGVLQEEARLPDRQRAAVVSRLKIMARLDIAEHRLPQDGRIKTVVRGKSIDIRVSTLPVMHGESMVLRLLDRDAVALDFDALGVQAPARGMLDTILTAPHGIFVVTGPTGSGKTTTLYAALSAINSEGRKLVTVEDPVEYQLEGVNQVQVKPSVGLTFAAVLRSILRQDPDIIMVGEIRDAETARIAAQAALTGHLVLSTLHTNDAASAITRFLEMGVEDYLLTSTLEGLAAQRLVRRLCPHCRAPYTALPEIVEQFGLDRYTPDAGRDGITLYRACGCEACRGKGYLGRTMLVEVLPMTDPIRSLILRHAEAQELHQAAVAEGMRTMFEDGLAKVVQGVTTLEEVMRTTREG